A single genomic interval of Oleidesulfovibrio alaskensis DSM 16109 harbors:
- a CDS encoding pyruvate carboxylase — translation MAIKTFNQVLEEVKGKPILVANRGIPARRICRSIRERFDAVAVMTATDIDKTSPAASAAQELLLLGSDPRAYLDIDRIIRLAKQRGIIAIHPGWGFSSEDPRFPSRCAEAGLLYIGSTAEAMNLLGNKVQVRRLAKQLGIPVVPGSEGAVDVPTGRKIAEEIGFPVMLKAEGGGGGRGIFLIKSQDELEDAFVKASTMAQASFGNPRLYVEKYLPSVRHIEIQVIADMHGNVFAFDERDCTVQRNHQKLIEITPSPWKGITPELRARLKDYSRQLVQEVGYYSLCTVEFLVTDDGTPYLIEVNTRLQVEHGITECRYGIDLVEEQIAVAFGAQLRLKEDDMVPTQHAIQVRINCESPQNDFAPNAGLVTRYVSPGGPGIRLDSNLSAGYEFPSNYDSAGSLLIAYGKGWEKALATLNRALREYVVGGIKTTIPFFKQIVKHPKFLDADFDTNFIARTPELMCYTDLEPEAERLARLVAEISAKGYNPHVKLDEYRTRETPRMPDFRPVLPEITSRVRKAASPYPVGDRAALLDMVRDSGYVHFTDTTARDITQSNSGNRFRLAEDALIGPYLDNCNFFSLENGGGAHFHVAMLANMTYPFTEAAHWNQFAPKTAKQILIRSTNILGYKPQPRNLMRLTGEMICDHYQIIRCFDFLNHVDNMRPFAEVALNRSGVVFEPAISLSWARGFDVPHYLQVTEAILRMVADVAGVSSAKASSMIILGLKDMAGVCPPRFMTELVTALRKAWPQLVLHYHRHFTDGLFVPAVGAAAKAGAHIVDTAIGASVRWYGQGEVLSTAAYIEDELGLKTNLNKEMIRSCNFVLKQIMPYYDRYTAPYFQGIDYDVVEHAMPGGATSSSQEGAMKQGYIHLLPYMLKFLAGTRKIVRYHDVTPGSQITWNTAFLAVTSAYKRGGEQEVRYLLEVLDNVTRHSEADLSSEMKEARLALYQDSNDAFRDLLMGKYGKLPLGFPADWVYQSAFGNEWQRAVNCRTETSPLEFVEDMDLAAEERGFVDIIRRKPTDEEFVMYLNHPGDAVATIQLRQQFGDPNNLPLHVWFEGIEPGRELNFTDSHGKPHQMTILSISLPDESGMSVVRYVLDSEIMSVDIQVAEPHADDVQGLEKADPANAYHVAAPSNGDLWVMYVHPGDYVKKGEELFNISIMKQEKAVLAPVDGMVRRVLRTADYKENKQMVPVKGGELIVELGPVPTLCPNEKCRHPITIEGVGFCPYCGDKLDCACKA, via the coding sequence ATGGCTATCAAGACGTTCAATCAGGTTTTGGAAGAGGTGAAAGGCAAGCCTATTCTGGTTGCCAACCGGGGGATTCCCGCCCGGCGTATCTGCCGTTCTATCCGCGAACGCTTTGATGCGGTCGCCGTGATGACGGCAACCGATATCGACAAGACCTCTCCGGCCGCTTCCGCAGCGCAGGAGCTTCTGCTGCTCGGATCCGATCCCAGAGCATATCTCGATATTGACAGAATCATCAGACTGGCCAAGCAGCGGGGCATCATCGCGATTCATCCGGGCTGGGGATTTTCTTCCGAAGATCCGCGGTTTCCTTCCCGTTGTGCCGAGGCAGGACTGCTGTATATCGGCTCTACGGCAGAGGCCATGAATCTGCTCGGGAACAAGGTGCAGGTGCGCAGGCTGGCAAAACAGCTCGGCATTCCTGTTGTTCCCGGTTCGGAAGGCGCCGTTGATGTGCCCACCGGCAGAAAAATAGCTGAAGAAATCGGCTTTCCCGTCATGCTCAAGGCCGAAGGCGGCGGCGGCGGACGTGGCATATTCCTCATCAAGTCGCAGGATGAGCTTGAAGACGCTTTTGTGAAAGCGTCGACCATGGCTCAGGCTTCGTTCGGCAACCCCCGGCTGTATGTGGAAAAATACCTGCCTTCTGTACGGCATATCGAAATTCAGGTTATCGCCGACATGCACGGCAATGTGTTCGCCTTTGACGAACGCGACTGCACGGTGCAGCGTAATCACCAGAAGCTTATCGAAATCACTCCTTCTCCGTGGAAGGGCATCACTCCTGAGCTGCGTGCAAGGCTGAAAGACTACTCGCGTCAGCTTGTGCAGGAAGTAGGCTATTACTCGCTGTGCACGGTGGAGTTTCTGGTTACAGACGACGGTACTCCGTATCTTATCGAGGTGAACACCCGCCTGCAGGTGGAGCACGGAATCACCGAATGCCGGTACGGCATCGATCTGGTGGAAGAGCAGATTGCTGTCGCCTTCGGTGCGCAGCTGCGTCTTAAAGAAGACGACATGGTTCCCACGCAGCATGCCATACAGGTGCGCATCAACTGCGAGTCCCCCCAGAACGACTTTGCGCCCAACGCGGGGCTGGTCACGCGGTATGTGTCACCGGGCGGTCCCGGCATCCGTCTGGACTCCAACCTTTCCGCCGGATACGAATTCCCCTCGAACTATGATTCTGCCGGTTCACTGCTCATCGCATACGGCAAAGGGTGGGAAAAAGCTCTTGCTACCCTTAACCGGGCACTGCGTGAGTATGTTGTGGGCGGCATCAAGACGACGATTCCGTTTTTCAAGCAGATTGTGAAGCATCCCAAGTTTCTTGATGCGGATTTTGATACCAATTTCATTGCCCGCACGCCTGAACTCATGTGTTATACCGATCTGGAGCCGGAAGCCGAACGTCTGGCCCGTCTGGTGGCCGAAATTTCGGCCAAGGGATATAACCCGCATGTGAAGCTTGATGAGTACCGCACCCGCGAGACTCCGCGCATGCCTGATTTCAGGCCTGTGCTGCCCGAAATTACATCCAGAGTGCGCAAGGCAGCTTCGCCGTATCCTGTGGGAGACAGAGCAGCTCTGCTGGATATGGTCAGAGACTCAGGTTATGTGCATTTTACCGACACCACAGCCCGTGACATAACGCAGTCCAACAGCGGCAACCGGTTCCGTCTTGCGGAAGATGCGCTCATCGGGCCGTATCTTGACAACTGTAATTTCTTCTCGCTTGAAAACGGCGGGGGGGCACACTTCCATGTGGCCATGCTGGCCAACATGACCTATCCGTTTACCGAAGCGGCGCACTGGAATCAGTTTGCCCCCAAAACGGCCAAGCAGATTCTTATCCGCTCGACAAACATTCTGGGGTACAAGCCGCAGCCGCGCAATCTCATGCGTCTGACCGGAGAGATGATCTGTGACCACTACCAGATTATCCGGTGTTTTGACTTCCTGAACCATGTCGACAACATGCGTCCGTTTGCGGAAGTGGCTCTCAACCGTTCCGGCGTGGTTTTCGAACCTGCCATATCTCTTTCCTGGGCCAGAGGCTTCGATGTTCCGCATTATCTGCAGGTGACGGAAGCCATTTTGCGCATGGTGGCGGACGTGGCGGGGGTAAGCTCTGCCAAGGCTTCTTCCATGATCATTCTTGGACTGAAGGACATGGCCGGCGTTTGCCCGCCGCGTTTCATGACGGAGCTTGTCACGGCTCTGCGCAAGGCGTGGCCTCAGCTTGTGCTGCATTATCACCGCCACTTTACGGACGGGCTTTTCGTTCCTGCCGTAGGTGCTGCTGCCAAGGCAGGCGCGCATATCGTCGATACGGCCATAGGCGCTTCCGTCCGCTGGTACGGTCAGGGTGAGGTGCTGTCCACGGCTGCTTATATTGAAGACGAACTGGGGCTTAAGACCAATCTCAATAAAGAGATGATCCGCAGCTGCAATTTTGTTCTCAAGCAGATCATGCCCTATTATGACCGCTACACGGCGCCCTATTTTCAGGGTATCGACTACGATGTGGTGGAACACGCCATGCCCGGCGGCGCCACTTCCTCTTCTCAGGAAGGCGCCATGAAGCAGGGCTACATCCATCTGCTGCCGTATATGCTCAAGTTCCTTGCCGGAACCCGGAAAATAGTGCGGTATCATGATGTGACACCCGGCTCGCAGATTACGTGGAACACGGCGTTTCTGGCGGTAACCAGCGCCTACAAGCGCGGCGGCGAGCAGGAAGTGCGCTACCTTCTGGAAGTGCTGGACAACGTGACACGTCACAGCGAAGCGGATCTCTCCTCGGAAATGAAAGAAGCCCGTCTTGCCCTGTATCAGGACAGCAATGATGCTTTCCGTGATTTGCTGATGGGCAAATACGGTAAGCTGCCGCTGGGCTTTCCCGCTGACTGGGTGTATCAGAGCGCCTTTGGCAACGAGTGGCAGCGTGCTGTGAACTGCCGCACCGAAACTTCTCCGCTGGAGTTTGTGGAAGACATGGATCTTGCCGCTGAAGAGCGGGGGTTTGTGGATATTATCCGCCGCAAGCCCACGGATGAAGAGTTCGTCATGTATCTGAACCATCCGGGCGATGCCGTGGCGACCATTCAGCTGCGTCAGCAGTTCGGCGATCCTAACAATCTGCCGCTGCATGTCTGGTTTGAAGGGATTGAACCGGGCAGAGAGCTGAACTTTACCGACTCGCACGGAAAGCCTCACCAGATGACCATTCTCAGCATTTCACTGCCGGATGAAAGCGGCATGAGCGTTGTGCGCTATGTGCTTGATTCGGAAATCATGAGTGTGGACATTCAGGTGGCCGAACCCCATGCCGATGATGTACAGGGGCTGGAAAAGGCCGACCCCGCCAATGCCTATCATGTGGCTGCGCCTTCCAACGGCGACCTGTGGGTGATGTATGTGCACCCCGGCGACTATGTGAAAAAGGGTGAGGAACTGTTCAATATTTCCATCATGAAGCAGGAAAAGGCCGTGCTTGCTCCTGTGGATGGTATGGTCAGGCGTGTGCTGAGGACCGCCGACTATAAGGAAAACAAGCAGATGGTACCTGTAAAAGGAGGCGAGCTGATTGTCGAGCTGGGGCCTGTTCCCACGTTGTGTCCCAATGAAAAATGCCGTCATCCCATCACCATAGAGGGTGTCGGTTTTTGTCCCTATTGCGGCGACAAGCTTGACTGTGCGTGCAAAGCCTAG
- a CDS encoding biotin--[acetyl-CoA-carboxylase] ligase, which yields MSFPVYILSKLQGCSMRPLAPEALGGAHALWQRDVRLLPAFEPCRNEVYEGYATSGGPGCGAVFICDGVGSSLDAAHALHAAGELPVWTSVLAVSQQLGRGQMRRQWVSPAGNIYAALRFPAASNYPDSLSSLVAGYVFARAFEMCGIDVRMKWPNDLLLDDCKMAGILLEDRNGALLVGIGINVAHFPRADCLREGAAVPACGLAARGFDFAPFELWRQLVDRAFFCYRNEVLRFSEDGLISRLEAYLAWVGRVVMIHGSDLGSCPGRLMGLSHDGALRVLLSGREQVLHSCSLSPIS from the coding sequence ATGTCCTTTCCCGTGTACATTCTTTCAAAGCTGCAGGGCTGCAGCATGCGTCCTCTTGCCCCTGAGGCCCTCGGGGGAGCGCATGCCCTCTGGCAGCGTGACGTGCGGCTTTTGCCCGCTTTTGAGCCGTGCCGCAATGAAGTTTATGAAGGATATGCCACCAGCGGTGGCCCCGGTTGCGGTGCGGTTTTCATCTGCGACGGAGTGGGGTCTTCACTGGATGCCGCTCATGCGTTGCACGCTGCCGGAGAACTGCCGGTGTGGACAAGTGTGCTTGCAGTTTCGCAGCAGTTAGGAAGAGGCCAGATGCGCCGTCAGTGGGTGTCGCCGGCAGGCAACATATATGCTGCGCTGCGTTTTCCCGCCGCTTCAAACTATCCTGATTCGCTTTCTTCGCTGGTTGCGGGCTATGTGTTTGCCAGAGCGTTTGAAATGTGCGGTATTGATGTGCGCATGAAGTGGCCCAATGATCTGCTGCTGGACGACTGCAAAATGGCAGGAATTCTGCTGGAAGATCGCAACGGTGCGCTGCTTGTGGGAATAGGTATAAATGTAGCGCACTTTCCCCGGGCAGACTGCCTGCGTGAGGGGGCTGCGGTGCCCGCCTGCGGATTGGCTGCAAGGGGTTTCGATTTCGCGCCTTTTGAATTGTGGCGACAGCTTGTCGACCGTGCTTTTTTTTGCTACCGTAATGAGGTTCTTCGCTTCAGTGAAGATGGCTTGATCAGTCGCTTGGAAGCGTATCTTGCCTGGGTAGGCCGTGTTGTGATGATACACGGGAGTGATTTAGGGAGCTGTCCGGGCAGGTTAATGGGCTTGAGCCATGATGGAGCGTTGCGCGTACTCCTGTCCGGTCGGGAGCAGGTCCTCCACTCCTGCAGTCTTTCCCCTATATCATGA
- a CDS encoding phenylacetate--CoA ligase family protein, which translates to MIYDVDRETLPREELEALQVRRLKNLCERVYANVPHYRRKFDEAGITPADIKSLSDLKYLPFTEKQDLRNNYPYGLFAVPKEHIVRLHASSGTTGKATVVGYTARDLNNWAEMMARSFTAGGLSSRDLIHNAYGYGLFTGGLGAHYGAEKLGATVIPVSGGNTKRQVVLLRDFGATAICCTPSYSLYLYEAALEAGIDMRELPLRIGIFGAEPWTDEMRHDIEQKMGISAVNIYGLSEIMGPGVSMECEDAKDGMHIWEDHFLPEIIDPVTGEQLPAGQQGELVITTLTKEGIPLIRYRTRDISMLNYTPCCCGRTHVRMKRVMGRSDDMLIIRGVNVFPSQIESILLETEGASPHYQIVVKRDGNLDIMEVHVEVSENLFSDEIKNLQRLESRIQKTIKEFLGVTARVRLVDPRSIQRSEGKAKRVLDLRNE; encoded by the coding sequence ATGATTTATGATGTGGACCGCGAAACACTGCCGCGGGAAGAGCTTGAAGCTCTTCAGGTGAGGCGTCTGAAAAACCTTTGTGAACGGGTTTATGCGAATGTGCCCCATTACAGACGCAAGTTTGACGAAGCGGGAATAACCCCTGCGGACATCAAAAGCCTTTCCGACCTCAAGTATCTGCCGTTTACCGAGAAGCAGGACCTACGCAACAACTATCCTTACGGCCTGTTTGCCGTGCCAAAGGAGCACATCGTGCGCCTGCACGCCTCCAGCGGCACCACAGGCAAAGCCACTGTAGTGGGCTATACCGCGCGCGATCTCAACAACTGGGCTGAAATGATGGCACGCAGCTTCACCGCGGGCGGACTTTCCAGCCGCGACCTGATCCATAACGCATACGGTTACGGCCTGTTCACGGGCGGGCTGGGAGCGCATTACGGTGCCGAAAAGCTCGGCGCAACGGTCATTCCGGTATCCGGCGGCAACACCAAAAGGCAGGTGGTTCTGCTGCGCGATTTCGGGGCCACAGCCATCTGCTGTACCCCTTCGTACAGCCTGTATCTGTACGAAGCCGCGCTGGAAGCCGGCATCGACATGCGCGAACTGCCGCTGCGCATCGGTATTTTCGGCGCAGAGCCGTGGACCGATGAAATGCGCCACGACATCGAACAGAAAATGGGCATCTCGGCCGTCAACATATACGGTCTGTCAGAAATCATGGGGCCGGGAGTCTCCATGGAATGTGAAGACGCCAAAGACGGCATGCACATATGGGAAGACCACTTCCTGCCTGAGATAATAGACCCCGTCACGGGCGAACAGCTGCCCGCCGGACAGCAGGGCGAACTGGTCATCACCACGCTGACCAAAGAAGGCATTCCGCTTATCCGTTACCGCACACGTGACATCAGCATGCTGAATTACACCCCATGCTGCTGCGGCAGAACCCATGTACGTATGAAGCGTGTCATGGGCCGCAGCGACGACATGCTGATTATCCGCGGGGTCAATGTATTCCCCTCGCAGATCGAGTCCATTCTGCTGGAAACTGAAGGAGCCTCTCCGCACTATCAGATAGTTGTCAAACGGGATGGCAATCTGGATATCATGGAAGTGCATGTTGAAGTTTCGGAAAATCTGTTTTCGGACGAAATCAAAAACCTCCAGCGGCTTGAAAGCCGCATTCAGAAAACCATCAAGGAATTCCTCGGCGTCACAGCCAGGGTACGCCTTGTGGACCCCCGCTCGATCCAGCGTTCGGAAGGCAAAGCCAAACGGGTTCTCGACCTGCGCAACGAATAA
- a CDS encoding 4Fe-4S dicluster domain-containing protein, whose product MSCEGKTLFIDYSRCIGCESCEAVCKFLYDTPRIAMTRTVEGIMVPLYCKHCEQAHCMKVCNRGALMRDRDGAVVLQPLLCRGCETRNCILACPYAAFFATDLGVTVQKCDLCASRRDVGLEPACVEMCPCEAIMLVDRDTVPDMETEESRRAYERVMAHIRPPARKK is encoded by the coding sequence ATGTCCTGTGAAGGGAAAACTCTTTTTATTGATTACAGCCGCTGTATCGGCTGTGAAAGTTGCGAGGCTGTCTGTAAATTTTTGTACGATACGCCGCGCATAGCCATGACTCGTACAGTTGAAGGCATCATGGTTCCTCTGTACTGCAAGCACTGCGAACAGGCACATTGCATGAAAGTGTGCAACCGCGGGGCGCTGATGCGTGACAGAGACGGAGCCGTTGTGCTGCAGCCGCTGCTGTGCCGCGGGTGCGAAACCCGCAACTGTATTCTGGCGTGTCCGTATGCCGCTTTTTTTGCCACTGATCTCGGTGTCACGGTGCAAAAATGTGACCTGTGTGCTTCCAGACGGGATGTGGGGCTTGAGCCTGCCTGTGTGGAAATGTGCCCGTGCGAGGCCATCATGCTGGTTGACAGGGACACTGTTCCTGACATGGAGACTGAAGAGTCACGCCGGGCTTATGAACGGGTCATGGCCCATATCCGGCCGCCGGCCAGAAAAAAATGA
- a CDS encoding FAD-dependent oxidoreductase, whose amino-acid sequence MSNPMNFAFLRKSPLPPNGRKVGIIGAGPSGLAACGYLACLGYEVVVYDKLPQPGGLMVFGIPRKRIPPERIRAGVRRMERQFGVVFRTKTKICCSAPLHEEEGDHFSCDIRGLGELVEEHDAVMICTGSWKSRKLGIPGENLAGVHSGLEFLFPIRAAKYASPNVTMPDVRGKRVAVVGAGHSAVDVVDSAHALGAAKIYMIYRRTAREAPCGSFEIDRICEMGAEWLERRTPLRVEGECGVQRLELANGMTGEAEHLDVDMLITAIGEIPTPPFQQELGLENVRKGEVRWLHMTSIENVFVAGDVLTGPSKIGKAVYSGLRASRSLTNWLDLKAQNREGEYRYDEDRIVP is encoded by the coding sequence ATGTCCAATCCCATGAATTTTGCTTTTTTAAGAAAATCCCCGCTACCGCCCAACGGCCGCAAAGTGGGCATTATAGGTGCAGGCCCCTCCGGACTTGCCGCCTGCGGATATCTGGCCTGTCTGGGATACGAGGTTGTGGTGTACGATAAACTGCCGCAACCCGGAGGATTGATGGTGTTCGGCATTCCCAGAAAGCGTATTCCGCCTGAACGTATCCGGGCAGGTGTGCGGCGCATGGAACGGCAGTTCGGAGTTGTGTTCCGCACAAAGACAAAAATATGCTGCAGTGCTCCGTTGCATGAAGAGGAAGGCGATCACTTTTCCTGTGATATCCGCGGCCTCGGCGAGCTTGTGGAAGAGCATGATGCGGTCATGATCTGTACCGGTTCATGGAAGTCCCGAAAGCTCGGTATTCCCGGGGAAAATCTGGCGGGAGTGCATTCCGGCCTTGAGTTTTTGTTTCCCATCAGGGCGGCAAAATATGCCTCGCCCAATGTCACCATGCCCGATGTGCGCGGAAAGCGCGTGGCTGTGGTCGGTGCCGGTCATTCCGCCGTTGACGTGGTGGACAGTGCCCATGCGCTTGGTGCCGCCAAAATATACATGATATACAGACGGACAGCCCGCGAGGCCCCCTGCGGCAGTTTCGAGATTGACCGCATCTGCGAGATGGGCGCCGAATGGCTTGAGCGGCGCACACCGCTGCGGGTGGAAGGTGAATGCGGCGTGCAGCGGCTGGAGCTTGCCAACGGTATGACCGGCGAGGCGGAGCATCTGGATGTGGACATGCTTATAACTGCCATCGGTGAAATTCCCACTCCTCCCTTTCAGCAGGAACTGGGGCTAGAAAACGTACGCAAAGGCGAAGTGCGCTGGCTTCATATGACCAGTATAGAGAACGTGTTTGTCGCCGGAGATGTGCTGACAGGCCCCAGCAAGATAGGCAAGGCTGTCTACAGCGGTTTGCGGGCTTCGCGATCACTGACCAACTGGCTTGACCTGAAGGCGCAGAACCGCGAGGGCGAATACAGATACGACGAGGACAGAATTGTCCCCTAG
- a CDS encoding ACT domain-containing protein translates to MKVEQISVFLENKAGRLAEVTNALADANINLRALSLADTSDFGILRMIVADHEKAKQVLKDKGFTVGRTTVVAVEVPDQPGGLNDILQTLSDSKVNVEYMYAYVQPGGTNAVLIFRFDRTDQAIEVLTGKGFTVIPGDKLYNG, encoded by the coding sequence ATGAAAGTCGAACAGATCTCTGTTTTTCTCGAAAACAAGGCAGGCCGTCTGGCCGAAGTGACAAACGCTCTTGCCGACGCAAACATCAACCTGCGTGCGCTGTCACTGGCAGACACCTCGGACTTCGGCATCCTGCGCATGATTGTGGCCGACCACGAGAAAGCCAAACAGGTACTGAAAGACAAAGGCTTCACCGTGGGCCGCACCACAGTTGTCGCTGTGGAGGTTCCTGACCAGCCCGGCGGGCTCAACGATATTCTGCAGACCCTTTCCGACAGCAAGGTCAATGTGGAATACATGTATGCCTATGTACAGCCCGGCGGCACCAACGCCGTGCTCATTTTCCGGTTCGACAGAACCGATCAGGCCATTGAAGTGCTTACCGGCAAAGGCTTTACCGTCATTCCCGGTGACAAACTGTACAACGGGTAA
- a CDS encoding RtcB family protein: MSPRNQNIRPVRKAENRWRIYPVGTMRVPVDIFASEALISVMDTETIHQLTTAASLPGVAGSVICMPDAHSGYGFPIGCVAGFCAGKEGIISAGGVGYDIGCGVRTLLTDIPAAEVYARRGEIADALFRAIPAGLKGSSHISLNAYEIKQILHEGAAWAVRNGMGEKEDLWHTEENGCVAGADAAQVSTEARQRLTGQLGTLGSGNHYLEIQIVDSIHDTAAAAHFGLAENQIAISIHSGSRGTGHQIATDYIKAMQNALPDGHPAPDPSLAYAPLTSDLGRRYLAAMKAGRNCALANRQTIAHMVRKTFLRLFPSCRITQLYDVSHNTCNEEHHVIEGQSRRLFVHRKGATRALPSGHAALGPLFDATGQPVLVGGSMGTASWILCAARGAEASMYSANHGAGRLLSRAQARKRQQPRSLMDALKHAGISVRTHSPQLLAEEAPLAYKDVDHVTDTACATGIARKVARLRPLICIKG; encoded by the coding sequence ATGTCCCCGCGCAACCAGAACATCCGGCCGGTCAGAAAGGCGGAGAACCGCTGGCGCATCTACCCGGTCGGTACCATGAGAGTACCCGTGGACATTTTTGCTTCGGAAGCTCTCATATCGGTCATGGATACGGAAACAATACACCAGCTGACAACTGCAGCCAGTCTGCCCGGTGTCGCCGGTTCCGTCATATGCATGCCCGATGCCCACTCAGGTTATGGATTTCCCATCGGGTGTGTGGCCGGATTCTGTGCCGGTAAAGAAGGAATTATTTCCGCCGGCGGTGTGGGATACGACATCGGGTGCGGTGTGCGCACTCTGCTGACAGATATACCTGCCGCAGAAGTGTATGCGCGGCGCGGCGAAATTGCGGACGCTCTGTTCCGTGCCATTCCAGCGGGGCTGAAAGGAAGCAGTCATATTTCGCTTAACGCATACGAAATAAAACAGATATTGCATGAAGGCGCCGCATGGGCCGTACGCAACGGCATGGGCGAAAAGGAGGACTTGTGGCATACAGAAGAAAACGGCTGCGTTGCCGGAGCTGATGCAGCACAGGTCTCGACCGAAGCCCGGCAAAGACTCACCGGCCAGCTGGGTACTCTGGGGTCAGGCAACCATTATCTTGAAATCCAGATTGTCGACAGCATCCACGATACCGCTGCAGCGGCGCATTTCGGTCTTGCAGAAAACCAGATTGCCATCAGCATCCACAGCGGCTCACGGGGCACAGGACACCAGATTGCCACTGACTACATAAAAGCCATGCAAAACGCCCTGCCCGACGGCCACCCCGCACCGGATCCTTCTCTGGCTTACGCCCCGCTGACATCAGACCTCGGCCGCCGCTATCTGGCCGCCATGAAAGCCGGCCGGAACTGCGCGCTGGCTAACAGGCAAACCATTGCCCACATGGTGCGCAAAACGTTTCTGCGGTTGTTCCCCTCCTGCCGTATCACCCAGCTGTATGATGTTTCGCACAACACCTGCAATGAAGAACACCACGTCATCGAGGGCCAGAGCAGACGGCTTTTTGTACACCGCAAAGGAGCCACTCGTGCTCTGCCTTCCGGCCATGCAGCCCTCGGCCCCCTGTTCGATGCAACGGGACAGCCTGTGCTTGTGGGCGGCAGCATGGGCACAGCATCATGGATATTATGTGCCGCCCGGGGAGCAGAGGCCAGCATGTACTCGGCCAATCACGGCGCCGGCAGACTGCTCAGCCGCGCTCAGGCACGCAAACGCCAGCAACCCCGCAGTCTTATGGATGCACTGAAGCATGCCGGAATCTCGGTAAGAACACACAGCCCGCAACTGCTGGCGGAAGAGGCTCCCTTGGCCTATAAGGATGTGGACCATGTGACTGATACGGCCTGCGCGACAGGCATTGCCCGCAAAGTGGCAAGACTGCGCCCTCTGATCTGCATAAAAGGATAA